AGGTGTTGATTGGGAGCGCGCAAAAACTCACGATCATTTAAAATAATAATGGATGACGGGTGTTCGGAAGCGGCTTCGAGAGCAGCCGCCTGCAGTTTTTCTAATTGGTTCAGAAACGAATCGGACGGGTCCGAAACGAGTGAATAATCAAGAACGAACAGATCCTTCGAAGCCAGATTTTTTAAGTGATTCAATGTAAATATGGCATTTTCTGCTGCCACCTTCGACAGAACAGGAGACGGGTCCATTGAATCGGTTGAGAGGAGAAGGGGTAGCTTCAAAAAAATCTGGTGCGGGGGCGGTTCCTTGCCGGTAAGAGAGGGTTTCCCCCCCAGAAAAACGGCTGTTGAAAAGTGCTGATGTTCCCGGATGCGGTCGATAGCCGGGTTGGTGACCACCGCCACCTTTTCCTTGAAGAATTCAGGCAGATTGACCGGCCGGGTTGAAAATCCGGCCAGCGGGCCGTCGTAGCCGGTGGAACCAATCACCTCCCGGCCGGTTTCGGCCATGGCCAGGAGCGATTTCAGATCGTCTTTACTCCATCCGGAGGCCGCAAGGATGGTTTCCGGTGTTTCGGGAACGGGCAAAACATCCCTTTCCTGGGATGGTTCAGGTTGAGCAAAAAAGAGACTCTTTCTTGAAATATCCGAACCGATCCGTTTTTCAAAGGTGTGGAGCGCCCGGCGCTGAATTTTGTCGTATGAAAATATTTCCACAAATCCCGGCCGCACAAGGGCCTCGGAATTAAGATCGATGGTTTGGCGGTGAAGGAGAAATCCCATTTTTTCGCCGGGGGCCAGGGGTTTGGGATCGCACTGCATGGTGTCCAGATCAACAACGCCCTTCTCGGAGCTGGCAAAATATTCCTTTTCGGTTTCGCCAAACCACAAGGGGCGCAGTCCCAGAGCGTCCACACTAAAGACGATTTCGTTCCCCTGTCGCGCAATAACGGCCGCCGGTCCCTGAGCCAGCATTCCCCAGGCCCGCCGGAAGGTGGCGTACATATCCCGAAAGCGGGGAGGCAGCTTTTCCACTTCACTCCAGATCGGTTGAAAAAGGATTTCCATGGCTTCCATAAGAGACAGATCAAAAGCAAACATGAAGCTTTCCAGAACGCGGTCCAGGTTCTGGGAGTCACTCCCGCCGGAAACCAGTTGAAATCCCAGTTGCCGGGCCTCCTTTTCCAGACGGCGAATGGTGTTGATTTCCCCATTGTGGCCGAGTGTTGAAAACATTTGGGCGCGCTGGGGGATGGAATCGGTGTTGGTTGAGTACCGCCCGTGTGCCAGAGAAATTGCCGATTGAAAATCCGGGTGGCGTAATTCGGGGAAATAACGCATCAGAGCCGATGTATCCCCGCGCACCTTGTAAACGACACTGTTTTTGCTGAAGGAGGCCACGTGAACCTGCTTAAATTGCCGTTCGATTTCCAGTGTGGCCAAAAAGGTCTGTTTGTCTGTGGACACCCGGAATTGAGCCGGAAGGCAGGCAATCTGGTAAAATACCGGTTCGGTGGTACGAGCCTTTGGGCCCAGATATTCGGGCATGGTTTTCGCTTTTTGATGAATAATGATCTCAAAACCATGTTTTTGGAGGATCGCCAGGACCTGTTTGATGAGCGCCGATAGCCGCCGGGGATTCGGTTCGTCAATCATCAGATGAGCAACGGCGAAGTAGGGGTCGTTGGCGACGGACGCATTCATTCGACGGCTGGCCAGTGTTTTCTCCCATACTTTTCTGGGAATATCGGTCTGAATACCTGCTCCGTCGCTTTCAAAATTGATTTCGCCCGTGCGGTGCTCCATGGCGTCCAATGCCATGAGCGTTCGCCGCACGTTACCGTGGGTTGGAAGACCGTCCTTTTTTACAAAAGCAACGATGGCACAGCTATCCGATTCCTCCGGGACATTGTTTCGGGTCATTTTACTACTCATAAATAGCCTCAAAAATAAGAGATTATTATTTCACCGGGTATCGAATGTATTGGGTGATTGGACATACAGAAAATATTTTGGAAAGGTACGATACCCGGGTCTGGTTACACTCTACCTGGGTATCTTTGTAGAAGGAAAACCGGAAATGGGCGTAGTCAGGCCAAAAGAAAACAGGCGTTTTCTAAGGATTACATCTCGCGTAGTATTTCCATTTCCGAGGGACACGGTTCAAAACCTTACGTAAAAGTCATATCTGTCAATTTACTCAAATCCTTGCCGGCGCTTGCCGTGGATTTGTGGATTTCCGGCGGATTCTAAAATAGAATCTGTTTGTCATAAATAAAAGTGATCTAAAAATAATCAATTTTTCCCGTCAGTGCAAGAAGAAAAATCATTTTAAAAAAATCTTGCGCAAATCCTAACTTTCCTGCGATTTTCTCCTTGCTTAATTTTCTAATTTTCGCTATATTAGGCCATTCATTTGTTCTTTGTGTTCCTGCAGGCGTGCGTCATTTAAAAGAGGAGGGTTTATGGCAGAAGAAAAAGTTAGACTACCGGAAAATGCGTACATTCCCCTGAAACCCGGAGAAAAATACATCCCGTTTATCCCCGCGGATATTCACCCGCCCGAAGTAACGGTGCGATCGGTGTCATGGGGGGTGGTTATGGCCTTAATTTTCACGGCAGCCACGGCCTACCTGGGCCTTAAAATCGGTCAGGTTTTTGAAGCGGCGATTCCCATTGCCATTCTGGCTGTTGGAATCGGAGCACTATACAATCGAAAAAGTACCATCCTTGAAAACGTTATTATTCAATCCATCGGTGCGGCCTCCGGCGTGGTTGTTGCCGGCGCTATTTTTACGCTGCCAGCCCTGTATATTTTAAAACTTCCGGTCAATTTTCTTCACATTTTTCTGGCCTCTCTGTTTGGCGGATTTTTGGGAATTCTCTTTTTGATTCCGATGCGAAAATATTTTGTGGCGGAACAGCATGGCCTTCTCCCCTTTCCCGAAGCCACGGCCACCACCGAGGTGTTGGTTACCGGTGAGAGCGCATCCGGTCAGGCGAAGGTTCTCGTGTATGCCGCCATTGTGGGGGGATTGTACGATTTTGCTATTGCCACCTTTGGCTTGTGGAAAGAAGTGGTTTCCACACGGGTGGTGCCTCTTTTTGCCACGTTAGCGGATAAGGCCAAACTGGTTATCAAAATGAATGCGGGGGCGGCTGTGATGGGCCTGGGCTACATCGTCGGCTTGCGCTATGCCCTGATTATCGCCGCAGGAAGCTTCGTGTCGTGGCTGGTTCTTATTCCCGCCATCTGGTTCTTCGGGGCCCACATTTCCTCGGTCATCTCCCCCGGAACTATTCCGATTGATCAGATGACGGCCGAGCAAATCTTTGGCAGCTACGTTCGCCACATCGGAATCGGAGGCATTGCGGCCGCCGGTATAATCGGCATCATTAAATATTCAAAGATTATTCTTTCGGCATTCAGCCTGGGATTTAAAGAATTGGTGGGTGGTGCAAAGGCCAGCGCCGGAACCGAACGAACCCAGCGGGACATCCCCATGTCTGCCGTAATTGCCCTGATTGCTCTTACCCTTATTCTCGTGCTGATGTTCTTCCGAATGATGGTGGTGGATACCTGGACAATTGCTCTGGCGGCATTGGTGGTGGTGTTTATTATTGCCTTTCTTTTTTCCACAGTAGCCGCTCAGGCCATTGCTATTGTCGGAGTCAACCCAGTTTCCGGAATGACCTTAATGACTCTGATTTTAGCCAGCGCCATTTTGGTGGCTCTGGGCCTGAAGGGAACCGAAGGGATGGTTTCCGCTTTGATTATCGGCGGTGTGGTCTGTACGTCGTTGTCCATGTCCGGTGGATTTGTGACCGATTTAAAAATTGGGTACTGGATCGGTGCCACACCGGCCAATCAGGAAAAATGGAAATTCCTGGGAACACTTTTTTCCGCCGCTGCAATCGGCGGGGTCATTTTGTTGTTGGATAAGGTTTACGGATTCGTTCCCGGTCCGGGGCACCCTCAGGCGCTGGCGGCTCCTCAGGCCAATGCCATGGCAGCCGTCATCACGGCGATCATGGGAAAAGGTGCGCCCTGGCTGCTCTACACGGCCGGTATTTTTATGGCGATTATCATGGAATTCTTGGGTGTTCCACCCCTGGCTTTTGCTCTGGGAATGTACCTGCCCATCGAATTGAACACGCCTGTTCTGGCCGGCGGACTGGTGGCCTATTTTGTGGAGAAAAGCAGCAAGAACCCGGATGTAAGCAAGGCGCGAAAAGACCGCGGTATTTTAATTGCATCGGGGTTTGTCGCTGGCGGGGCAATCATGGGAGTGGTCAGTGCATTTCTGTCATTGGGAATTAGCAGCGGCGTTATTCCGCACTTAAACACGGGCTTTGGTGAAACCGTTGCCGGGGAGTGGGTGAGCATCATTTTCTTCACGGCATTGTGTGTTTACATGTACCATTACGCCAAACGGGCGGCAAAGGAATAATTTTGTCGGAGCTGGAATACGCGTGTTTTTGGATCGAACCCAAGGGCAAA
This portion of the Calditrichota bacterium genome encodes:
- a CDS encoding glutamate synthase; translation: MSSKMTRNNVPEESDSCAIVAFVKKDGLPTHGNVRRTLMALDAMEHRTGEINFESDGAGIQTDIPRKVWEKTLASRRMNASVANDPYFAVAHLMIDEPNPRRLSALIKQVLAILQKHGFEIIIHQKAKTMPEYLGPKARTTEPVFYQIACLPAQFRVSTDKQTFLATLEIERQFKQVHVASFSKNSVVYKVRGDTSALMRYFPELRHPDFQSAISLAHGRYSTNTDSIPQRAQMFSTLGHNGEINTIRRLEKEARQLGFQLVSGGSDSQNLDRVLESFMFAFDLSLMEAMEILFQPIWSEVEKLPPRFRDMYATFRRAWGMLAQGPAAVIARQGNEIVFSVDALGLRPLWFGETEKEYFASSEKGVVDLDTMQCDPKPLAPGEKMGFLLHRQTIDLNSEALVRPGFVEIFSYDKIQRRALHTFEKRIGSDISRKSLFFAQPEPSQERDVLPVPETPETILAASGWSKDDLKSLLAMAETGREVIGSTGYDGPLAGFSTRPVNLPEFFKEKVAVVTNPAIDRIREHQHFSTAVFLGGKPSLTGKEPPPHQIFLKLPLLLSTDSMDPSPVLSKVAAENAIFTLNHLKNLASKDLFVLDYSLVSDPSDSFLNQLEKLQAAALEAASEHPSSIIILNDREFLRAPNQHL
- a CDS encoding oligopeptide transporter, OPT family → MAEEKVRLPENAYIPLKPGEKYIPFIPADIHPPEVTVRSVSWGVVMALIFTAATAYLGLKIGQVFEAAIPIAILAVGIGALYNRKSTILENVIIQSIGAASGVVVAGAIFTLPALYILKLPVNFLHIFLASLFGGFLGILFLIPMRKYFVAEQHGLLPFPEATATTEVLVTGESASGQAKVLVYAAIVGGLYDFAIATFGLWKEVVSTRVVPLFATLADKAKLVIKMNAGAAVMGLGYIVGLRYALIIAAGSFVSWLVLIPAIWFFGAHISSVISPGTIPIDQMTAEQIFGSYVRHIGIGGIAAAGIIGIIKYSKIILSAFSLGFKELVGGAKASAGTERTQRDIPMSAVIALIALTLILVLMFFRMMVVDTWTIALAALVVVFIIAFLFSTVAAQAIAIVGVNPVSGMTLMTLILASAILVALGLKGTEGMVSALIIGGVVCTSLSMSGGFVTDLKIGYWIGATPANQEKWKFLGTLFSAAAIGGVILLLDKVYGFVPGPGHPQALAAPQANAMAAVITAIMGKGAPWLLYTAGIFMAIIMEFLGVPPLAFALGMYLPIELNTPVLAGGLVAYFVEKSSKNPDVSKARKDRGILIASGFVAGGAIMGVVSAFLSLGISSGVIPHLNTGFGETVAGEWVSIIFFTALCVYMYHYAKRAAKE